The following proteins are encoded in a genomic region of Pikeienuella piscinae:
- a CDS encoding TRAP transporter substrate-binding protein, which translates to MKTESAIHTAVGRRFFLKTGAAALAAPALLGRARAQEVYVFKIAHSEAIGSPLTNAFQRWADILNERSEGRIEAQHFPASQLGGLSQLLEGSRIGTIQATTAGPDSEEAIAPEIAAFGGAPGFIYKDEAHVDRVLQGPLGEEVSMIAREKTGVEFVAYGESGFRHVLAKEPVTDLATLEGVKLRVPELRVWVDFWSMLGANPTPLPYSEQYSALSTGVIDGLESDYFSVLGFKWHEQAAHITPTYHWFLPKAVRVNAAWLDSLPPELAEMVRGVAVEVFAEQRTENRAKAGQALEDLKAVGVTVHPFPAEERARWEEKTEPLFAEFGSKSPKTAEMIAKIRALG; encoded by the coding sequence ATGAAAACCGAGTCCGCCATTCACACCGCCGTCGGCAGACGGTTCTTTCTGAAAACCGGCGCCGCCGCGCTCGCCGCGCCGGCGCTTCTCGGGCGCGCCCGCGCGCAGGAGGTCTACGTCTTCAAGATCGCCCATTCCGAGGCGATCGGCTCGCCGCTCACCAACGCCTTCCAGCGCTGGGCGGACATCCTGAACGAGCGGAGCGAAGGCCGGATCGAAGCGCAGCATTTCCCCGCCAGCCAGCTTGGCGGCCTCTCGCAACTGCTCGAAGGCAGCCGCATCGGCACGATCCAAGCGACCACCGCCGGCCCCGACAGCGAAGAGGCGATCGCGCCCGAGATCGCCGCGTTCGGCGGCGCGCCCGGCTTCATCTACAAGGACGAGGCGCATGTCGACCGGGTCCTTCAGGGCCCGCTCGGCGAGGAAGTCTCGATGATCGCCCGTGAGAAGACCGGCGTCGAATTCGTCGCTTACGGCGAAAGCGGCTTTCGCCATGTGCTGGCGAAGGAGCCGGTGACAGATCTCGCCACGCTCGAAGGCGTGAAGCTCCGCGTTCCCGAACTGCGCGTCTGGGTCGATTTCTGGAGCATGCTCGGCGCCAACCCGACGCCGCTCCCCTATTCGGAGCAGTATTCCGCGCTCTCCACCGGCGTGATCGACGGGCTGGAGTCGGATTATTTCTCCGTCCTCGGCTTCAAATGGCATGAGCAGGCGGCGCATATCACCCCGACCTATCACTGGTTCCTGCCGAAGGCCGTGCGCGTGAACGCGGCGTGGCTGGACAGCCTGCCGCCCGAACTCGCCGAGATGGTCAGGGGCGTCGCGGTCGAGGTCTTCGCCGAACAGCGGACGGAAAACCGCGCCAAGGCCGGACAGGCGCTCGAGGACCTGAAGGCGGTCGGCGTCACCGTCCACCCGTTCCCGGCCGAAGAGCGCGCGCGGTGGGAGGAAAAGACCGAACCCCTCTTCGCCGAATTCGGCTCCAAGAGCCCGAAAACCGCGGAGATGATCGCAAAGATCAGGGCGCTGGGCTGA
- the ilvN gene encoding acetolactate synthase small subunit, protein MNALAIKKGSSRKSAYNLRPTFSDVEERHTLSVIVDNEAGVLARVIGLFSGRGYNIESLTVAETDHLGHLSRITIVTTGTPQVIEQIKAQLSRIVPVHGVHDLTVEGPAVERELALVKVAGTGEKRVEAMRLADVFRAKVVDTTLESFVFELTGDVKKIDAFVDLMRPLGLEEVARTGVAAMARGA, encoded by the coding sequence ATGAACGCCCTCGCCATCAAGAAAGGCTCTTCCCGAAAGAGCGCCTATAACCTCCGGCCGACTTTTTCCGATGTCGAGGAGCGGCACACGCTCTCGGTGATCGTCGACAACGAGGCCGGCGTGCTGGCGCGGGTCATCGGGCTCTTCTCCGGGCGCGGCTACAATATCGAGAGCCTGACGGTGGCGGAGACCGACCATCTCGGCCATCTCAGCCGCATCACCATCGTCACCACCGGCACGCCGCAGGTGATCGAGCAGATCAAGGCGCAGTTGTCGCGCATCGTGCCGGTGCACGGCGTCCACGACCTGACGGTCGAGGGGCCGGCCGTCGAGCGCGAGCTGGCGCTGGTCAAGGTCGCCGGGACGGGCGAGAAGCGGGTCGAGGCGATGCGCCTCGCGGACGTTTTTCGCGCCAAGGTGGTCGACACCACGCTGGAGAGCTTCGTCTTCGAGCTGACCGGCGACGTGAAGAAGATCGACGCCTTCGTCGATCTGATGCGCCCGCTGGGGCTGGAGGAAGTCGCGCGCACCGGCGTCGCGGCGATGGCGCGCGGGGCCTGA
- the uxuA gene encoding mannonate dehydratase, producing the protein MKETWRWYGGLDRIGLDEIAQTGAAGVVTALHEIPYGAIWPRETIAARRAQIEAAGFDWTVVESLPIDERIKRGEGDLGPLFANYRQSMANLAAEGVTAICYNFMPLLDWTRTDLAAPVARGGTCLRFSAPKMAAFELHMLGRAAAEDDYPEDVRREAAVWFQRSDETERETLLTSIMAGLPGAYDRYDVAGLKAALARYDGLDRATLRAGYKRFLAEVTPAAEELGVRLCVHPDDPPRDILGLPRVVSNADDIAWIMAAVESPMNGLTLCSGSLGANPLNDVPEIARRFADRIHFAHLRNVAKAPDGSFEEAAHLDGDTDMVALIAALLDEEQRRRDAGRADSEIPFRPDHGHELLFDAARGAHPGYPLIGRLRGLAELRGVIRALAHQGASPSGPNPPRFSASTDAGDISPS; encoded by the coding sequence ATGAAGGAGACTTGGCGCTGGTATGGCGGCCTCGACCGCATCGGCCTCGACGAGATCGCCCAGACCGGCGCCGCCGGCGTCGTCACCGCGCTCCACGAGATCCCCTATGGCGCGATCTGGCCGCGCGAGACCATCGCCGCGCGCCGCGCGCAGATCGAAGCCGCCGGGTTCGACTGGACCGTCGTCGAAAGCCTGCCGATTGATGAGCGCATCAAGCGCGGCGAGGGCGATCTCGGCCCGCTTTTCGCCAATTACCGCCAATCCATGGCCAATCTCGCCGCCGAGGGCGTGACGGCGATCTGCTACAATTTCATGCCGCTTCTCGACTGGACGCGCACCGACCTCGCCGCGCCCGTGGCGCGCGGGGGAACCTGCCTTCGGTTCTCCGCCCCGAAGATGGCGGCGTTCGAGCTTCACATGCTCGGGCGGGCGGCGGCCGAGGACGACTATCCCGAGGATGTCCGCCGCGAGGCCGCGGTCTGGTTTCAACGCTCGGACGAGACCGAGCGCGAAACCCTCCTGACCTCGATCATGGCGGGCCTCCCCGGCGCCTATGACCGCTATGACGTCGCCGGGCTCAAGGCCGCGCTCGCCCGCTATGACGGGCTCGACCGCGCCACGCTCCGCGCCGGTTACAAACGGTTCCTCGCGGAAGTGACGCCGGCGGCGGAGGAATTGGGCGTTCGCCTCTGCGTCCATCCCGACGATCCGCCGCGCGACATTCTCGGCCTGCCGCGCGTCGTTTCCAACGCCGACGACATCGCCTGGATCATGGCGGCGGTGGAAAGTCCGATGAACGGCCTCACGCTCTGCTCCGGCTCGCTCGGCGCCAATCCGCTGAACGACGTGCCTGAAATCGCCCGCCGCTTCGCCGACCGCATCCATTTCGCGCATCTGCGCAACGTCGCCAAGGCGCCGGACGGCTCGTTCGAAGAGGCCGCGCATCTCGACGGCGACACCGACATGGTGGCGCTGATCGCGGCGCTGCTGGACGAGGAACAGCGCAGACGAGACGCCGGCCGCGCCGACAGCGAGATTCCCTTCCGTCCGGATCACGGGCACGAATTGCTATTCGACGCCGCGCGCGGCGCGCATCCCGGCTATCCGCTGATCGGGCGCCTGCGCGGGCTGGCGGAGCTGCGCGGCGTGATCCGCGCGCTCGCGCATCAGGGCGCCTCGCCCTCCGGGCCGAACCCGCCGCGCTTCAGCGCTTCGACCGATGCGGGCGATATCTCTCCATCGTGA
- a CDS encoding DUF6807 family protein, whose product MSRDDYDFLTDRLALPRGAVARAARRHVVHRGTRVLGFVAGRFRPCCHPVLTPAGFATTAESPADHPHHNSLWIAADHVGLQVPAGEGGVESYEYNFYVDEVFQGRAPGRLIERSCEGAPLGAAGFAVTQEIDWRGPAEWGAPEGRLALRETRRTTIREIEGAYRMDISSRLAAGEIPVRLGPTRHAYFNVRVAETMVRANGGVIRSERGVADGAAISAAGAEWVDFTGPVGGGARAGLTVIPRPAAGETATWFVADWGVVTVGTFRDRALTLEAGDETIQRCTIIVHDGEISPASVEALKRGGFGPEGEAP is encoded by the coding sequence ATGAGCAGGGACGACTACGACTTTCTGACCGACCGGCTCGCCCTGCCGCGCGGCGCGGTGGCGCGGGCCGCGCGGCGGCATGTGGTTCATCGGGGAACGCGCGTTCTCGGGTTTGTCGCGGGGCGCTTCCGGCCCTGTTGCCACCCCGTTCTGACGCCGGCCGGGTTCGCCACGACGGCGGAATCCCCGGCGGATCATCCGCATCACAACTCGCTCTGGATCGCGGCCGATCATGTCGGGCTTCAGGTCCCGGCGGGCGAGGGTGGCGTCGAGAGCTACGAGTACAATTTCTATGTCGACGAGGTTTTCCAGGGGCGCGCGCCGGGGCGGCTGATCGAGCGAAGTTGCGAAGGCGCGCCCTTGGGCGCGGCGGGTTTCGCCGTGACGCAGGAGATCGACTGGCGCGGCCCGGCCGAATGGGGCGCGCCGGAAGGGCGGCTGGCGCTCCGCGAGACGCGGAGAACGACGATCCGCGAGATCGAGGGCGCCTATCGGATGGACATCTCGTCGCGACTTGCGGCGGGAGAGATCCCGGTTCGGCTGGGCCCGACGCGGCACGCTTATTTCAATGTGCGGGTCGCGGAGACGATGGTGCGTGCGAATGGCGGCGTGATCCGCAGCGAGCGCGGTGTTGCGGACGGCGCGGCGATTTCGGCGGCGGGGGCGGAATGGGTGGATTTCACCGGCCCGGTCGGCGGCGGCGCGCGGGCCGGGCTGACCGTCATCCCGCGCCCGGCGGCGGGGGAGACGGCGACCTGGTTCGTCGCGGACTGGGGCGTCGTCACGGTAGGGACGTTCCGCGACCGGGCGCTGACGCTGGAGGCGGGGGACGAGACCATTCAGCGTTGTACCATCATCGTTCACGATGGAGAGATATCGCCCGCATCGGTCGAAGCGCTGAAGCGCGGCGGGTTCGGCCCGGAGGGCGAGGCGCCCTGA
- the uxaC gene encoding glucuronate isomerase, translating to MARLDADRLFPLDERARGLARALYDEIRALPIVSPHGHTDPRWYALNEPFPDPAQLFITPDHYVFRMLFSQGVALEALGVPRIDGGPVETDGRKIWRLFAANYHLFRATPSQMWLDQAFQDVFGFDEQLSEATADAAYDHIAERLQRPDYRPRALFERFGIEVIATTESPLDDLEWHRMIRDSDWGGRVVTAYRPDAVIDPETPDFAANIVRLGEMTGEDATTWEGYLAAHRARRAFFKSMGATSTDHGHATARTEDMKQQDAAALFRKALTGDCSAAEADAFRGQMLTEMARMSLDDGLVMQIHPGSFRNHSAPIMARFGRDKGFDIPTRTDYVRALKPLLDAMGTDKRLTLILFGLDETAYSRELAPLAGVYPALRLGPAWWFFDSYEGMRRYRETVTETAGFYNTVGFNDDTRAFCSIPARHDVARRVDCAYLATLVATGRLAEEDAHEVAHDLAYRLAKQAYRL from the coding sequence ATGGCCCGACTGGACGCGGACAGGCTCTTTCCACTCGACGAACGCGCGCGCGGGCTCGCCCGGGCGCTTTATGACGAGATACGCGCGCTGCCGATCGTCAGCCCGCACGGCCATACCGATCCGCGCTGGTATGCGCTGAACGAACCCTTCCCAGATCCGGCGCAACTCTTCATCACCCCGGACCACTACGTGTTCCGGATGCTCTTCTCGCAGGGCGTGGCGCTGGAGGCGCTCGGCGTTCCCCGCATCGACGGCGGCCCGGTGGAGACGGACGGGCGGAAGATCTGGCGCCTCTTCGCCGCGAATTATCACCTTTTCCGCGCCACCCCCTCGCAGATGTGGCTCGACCAGGCGTTTCAGGATGTCTTCGGCTTCGATGAGCAGCTTTCAGAAGCGACCGCCGACGCCGCGTACGATCATATCGCCGAGCGCCTCCAGCGTCCCGACTACCGCCCCCGCGCGCTTTTCGAGCGTTTCGGGATCGAGGTGATCGCGACCACCGAGAGCCCGCTCGACGACCTCGAATGGCACCGGATGATCCGCGATTCGGACTGGGGCGGCCGCGTCGTCACCGCCTATCGGCCCGACGCGGTAATCGACCCCGAAACCCCGGATTTCGCCGCCAATATCGTCCGTCTCGGCGAGATGACCGGCGAGGATGCGACGACATGGGAGGGGTATCTCGCCGCCCACCGCGCCCGGCGCGCCTTTTTCAAGTCGATGGGCGCCACCTCCACCGATCACGGCCACGCCACCGCGCGGACCGAGGACATGAAGCAGCAAGACGCCGCGGCGCTGTTCCGCAAGGCGCTGACAGGCGATTGCAGCGCCGCCGAGGCCGACGCCTTTCGCGGCCAGATGCTGACCGAAATGGCGCGGATGAGCCTCGACGACGGGCTGGTGATGCAGATCCATCCGGGGAGCTTCCGCAACCATTCCGCCCCGATCATGGCGCGTTTCGGGCGCGACAAGGGGTTCGACATCCCGACCCGCACCGATTACGTCCGCGCCCTGAAACCGCTTCTCGACGCGATGGGAACCGACAAGCGGCTGACGCTGATCCTCTTCGGGCTGGACGAGACCGCCTATTCGCGCGAACTCGCGCCGCTCGCCGGGGTCTACCCGGCGCTGAGGCTCGGCCCCGCCTGGTGGTTCTTCGACAGCTACGAGGGGATGCGCCGCTACCGCGAGACGGTCACCGAGACGGCGGGCTTCTACAACACCGTCGGCTTCAATGACGACACCCGCGCCTTCTGCTCGATCCCGGCCCGCCACGACGTCGCCCGGCGCGTCGACTGCGCCTATCTCGCCACGCTGGTTGCGACCGGGCGGCTGGCCGAGGAAGACGCGCACGAGGTCGCCCATGACCTCGCTTACCGGCTCGCCAAACAGGCTTATCGACTTTGA
- the miaA gene encoding tRNA (adenosine(37)-N6)-dimethylallyltransferase MiaA yields MRPLLIAGPTGAGKSAFALKAAAEGGVVVNADASQVYAGWRILTARPSAADEGLAPHRLYGHVDPARRYSVGDWLRDLALTLTEAREAGLRPVIVGGTGLYFAAATQGLAPIPQVPETVRAGVAARLTAEGLAALAHELTARDPETAATADLQNPMRVARALEVLEATGRGLASWREETGPPLIGDADRMLILPERGALYARLDRRFDAMLAEGVLEEARAMRARRLNPALPAMKAVGAPALFAHLDGEIGLDEAAERARRATRNYAKRQMTWARSRMNDWPKAESG; encoded by the coding sequence ATGCGCCCATTGCTGATCGCGGGGCCGACAGGGGCGGGAAAGTCCGCATTCGCGCTAAAGGCGGCGGCGGAAGGCGGCGTCGTCGTCAATGCGGACGCGAGTCAGGTCTACGCGGGCTGGCGCATCCTGACGGCGCGCCCTTCGGCGGCGGATGAGGGCCTGGCGCCGCATCGCCTTTATGGTCATGTCGATCCGGCGCGGCGCTATTCGGTCGGCGACTGGCTGCGCGATCTCGCCCTGACGTTGACCGAAGCGCGCGAGGCCGGGCTTCGCCCGGTGATCGTCGGGGGCACCGGCCTCTATTTTGCGGCGGCGACGCAGGGGCTCGCGCCGATCCCGCAGGTTCCCGAGACGGTGCGCGCCGGGGTGGCGGCGCGACTGACGGCGGAGGGCCTCGCGGCGCTGGCGCATGAGTTGACGGCGCGGGACCCGGAAACCGCCGCCACGGCCGACCTGCAGAACCCGATGCGGGTCGCGCGCGCGCTCGAAGTGCTGGAGGCGACGGGCCGCGGCCTCGCCTCCTGGCGCGAAGAGACCGGCCCGCCGCTGATCGGCGACGCCGATCGCATGCTGATCCTGCCCGAGCGCGGCGCGCTCTATGCGCGGCTCGACCGGCGGTTCGACGCGATGCTGGCCGAGGGCGTTCTGGAGGAGGCGCGGGCGATGCGGGCGCGCCGGCTCAACCCGGCGCTGCCGGCGATGAAGGCGGTCGGCGCGCCGGCGCTTTTCGCCCATCTCGACGGCGAGATCGGCCTGGATGAGGCCGCCGAGCGCGCCCGGCGGGCGACGCGAAACTACGCCAAGCGGCAGATGACTTGGGCGCGCAGCCGCATGAATGACTGGCCGAAAGCCGAGTCGGGCTGA
- a CDS encoding acetolactate synthase 3 large subunit has translation MSREKTGAQIVVQALKDQGVDTVFGYPGGAVLPIYDEIFQQNDIRHILVRHEQGAAHAAEGYARSTGKPGVLLVTSGPGATNAVTGLTDALMDSIPIICLSGQVPTFLIGNDAFQEADTVGITRPCTKHNWLAKDPSKLGEIIHEAFHVATSGRPGPVLIDIPKDVQFASGRYAGLKGAKPSHYQPIMKGDIAMIEEAVVLIETAERPIIYTGGGVVNSGPGASQLLRELVARTGFPITSTLMGLGCYPASGDNWLGMLGMHGAYEANLAMHGADVMICIGARFDDRITGLVEAFSPKSKKIHIDIDPSSINKNIRVDVPIVGDVGHVLEDMLKIWKARGAKTRAEGVKKWWGVIDGWRAVDCFGYAPSKTTIKPQYALQRLEALTKGRDRYVTTEVGQHQMWAAQYLGFEDPNRWMTSGGLGTMGYGLPASVGVQIAHPDALVINVAGEASWMMNMQEMSTAVQFRLPVKQFIMNNERLGMVRQWQELLHGERYSHSYSEALPDFVKLADAFGCKGIRCSDPDGLDDAIEEMLAYDGPVIFDCLVEKHENCFPMIPSGKAHNEMLLGAAETAGAIENAGAVLV, from the coding sequence ATGTCGCGTGAGAAAACCGGCGCACAGATCGTGGTTCAGGCTCTGAAGGATCAGGGTGTGGACACCGTATTCGGCTATCCGGGCGGCGCCGTCCTTCCGATCTATGACGAGATTTTCCAGCAGAACGACATCCGCCACATCCTCGTCCGGCACGAGCAGGGCGCGGCGCACGCGGCGGAGGGCTATGCGCGCTCCACCGGCAAGCCCGGCGTTCTGCTCGTCACCTCCGGCCCGGGCGCGACCAACGCGGTGACGGGGCTGACCGACGCGCTGATGGATTCGATCCCGATCATCTGTCTTTCCGGGCAGGTGCCGACCTTCCTGATCGGCAACGACGCGTTCCAGGAGGCCGACACCGTCGGCATCACGCGGCCCTGCACCAAGCATAACTGGCTGGCGAAGGACCCGTCGAAGCTGGGCGAGATCATTCACGAGGCGTTCCATGTCGCGACCTCGGGGCGTCCCGGACCGGTGCTGATCGACATTCCGAAGGATGTCCAGTTCGCCTCCGGCCGCTACGCCGGGCTGAAGGGCGCGAAGCCGTCGCACTACCAGCCGATCATGAAGGGCGATATCGCCATGATCGAGGAGGCTGTCGTGCTGATCGAGACAGCGGAGCGGCCGATCATTTATACCGGCGGCGGGGTGGTGAATTCCGGCCCCGGCGCCAGCCAGCTCCTGCGCGAACTGGTCGCGCGGACCGGCTTCCCGATCACCTCGACGCTGATGGGGCTCGGCTGCTATCCGGCTTCGGGCGACAACTGGCTCGGCATGCTGGGCATGCATGGCGCCTACGAGGCGAATCTGGCGATGCATGGCGCCGACGTGATGATCTGCATCGGCGCGCGGTTCGACGACCGGATCACCGGGCTCGTGGAGGCGTTCAGCCCGAAATCGAAGAAGATCCATATCGATATCGACCCGTCCTCGATCAACAAGAACATTCGCGTCGACGTGCCCATCGTCGGCGATGTCGGCCACGTGCTGGAGGACATGCTGAAGATCTGGAAAGCCCGCGGCGCCAAGACGCGCGCCGAGGGAGTGAAGAAATGGTGGGGCGTGATCGACGGCTGGCGCGCAGTCGACTGCTTCGGCTACGCGCCGTCCAAAACCACGATCAAGCCGCAATACGCGCTCCAGCGGCTGGAGGCGCTGACCAAGGGCCGCGATCGCTACGTCACCACCGAGGTCGGCCAGCACCAGATGTGGGCGGCGCAGTATCTCGGCTTCGAGGACCCGAACCGCTGGATGACCTCGGGCGGGCTCGGCACGATGGGCTATGGCCTGCCGGCCTCCGTCGGCGTGCAGATCGCGCACCCGGACGCGCTGGTGATCAACGTCGCCGGCGAGGCTTCGTGGATGATGAACATGCAGGAGATGTCGACGGCGGTGCAGTTTCGCCTGCCGGTCAAGCAGTTCATCATGAACAACGAGCGCCTCGGCATGGTCCGGCAATGGCAGGAATTGCTGCACGGCGAACGCTACTCGCACAGCTATTCGGAGGCGCTGCCGGATTTCGTAAAGCTGGCGGACGCGTTCGGCTGCAAGGGCATCCGCTGCTCCGATCCGGACGGGCTGGACGATGCGATCGAGGAGATGCTGGCCTATGACGGGCCGGTAATCTTCGACTGCCTGGTCGAGAAGCACGAGAACTGCTTCCCGATGATCCCCTCCGGCAAGGCGCATAACGAGATGCTGCTCGGCGCGGCGGAGACGGCCGGCGCGATCGAGAACGCAGGCGCGGTGCTGGTCTGA
- a CDS encoding mannitol dehydrogenase family protein yields the protein MNPSAPRLARSAAARPGAGIVHLGLGAFFRAHGAFYIAEAIAKSGGDWGVVGLSLMNPAMRDRLAPQDFAYTAVDLGPEGEIPRVVEVVRDVLVARENPEAALAAMADPAIRIVSLTVTEKGYCHEPATGRLNPDHPDIVHDLANPAAPRSAPGYLVRALARRREAGLRPFTVLTCDNLPQNGRVVRSVVLDLAAAVDPALADWIAAEGRFPATMVDRIVPATSAADIARVTELTGFADAAPVVHEPFRQWVIEDDFVDGARPDLAAAGARMVKDVAAFEHMKLRMLNGAHSALSYLGYLGGHETIAETVADPVYARFVKRLWRDEIIPALTPPPGEDLHAYADALFSRFANPAIRHRTWQIAMDGSQKLPQRILGTIAENRVAGRPCPGLHLAVAAWMRYVGGVDEKDDPIDVRDPLAERLRALSDAAPDGPAKVAALLGLRQIFTPEQAAAMRDDVSAAYATLTRLGARAAIEGAA from the coding sequence GTGAACCCCTCCGCACCCCGCCTCGCCCGCTCCGCCGCCGCGCGGCCCGGCGCAGGAATCGTCCATCTCGGGCTCGGCGCGTTCTTTCGCGCCCACGGCGCCTTCTACATCGCCGAGGCGATCGCGAAATCCGGCGGCGACTGGGGCGTCGTCGGACTCAGCCTGATGAACCCGGCGATGCGCGACCGGCTCGCGCCGCAGGATTTCGCCTACACCGCCGTCGACCTTGGCCCCGAGGGCGAGATCCCGCGCGTCGTCGAGGTCGTGCGCGACGTCCTCGTCGCCCGCGAGAATCCCGAAGCGGCGCTCGCCGCGATGGCCGATCCCGCCATCCGCATCGTCAGCCTTACCGTCACCGAAAAGGGCTATTGCCATGAGCCGGCGACCGGCCGGCTCAACCCGGATCACCCCGACATCGTTCACGATCTCGCCAACCCGGCCGCGCCGCGCTCCGCGCCCGGCTATCTCGTCCGCGCCCTCGCCCGCCGACGCGAGGCGGGACTGCGCCCCTTCACCGTCCTGACCTGCGACAACCTTCCGCAAAACGGCCGCGTCGTCCGGAGCGTCGTCCTCGATCTCGCCGCGGCGGTCGATCCGGCGTTAGCGGACTGGATCGCGGCCGAGGGGCGCTTCCCCGCCACCATGGTCGACCGCATCGTTCCCGCCACCAGCGCGGCGGACATCGCGCGCGTCACCGAACTCACCGGCTTCGCCGACGCCGCGCCGGTGGTGCACGAGCCCTTTCGCCAATGGGTGATCGAGGACGATTTCGTCGACGGCGCCCGCCCCGACCTCGCCGCCGCCGGCGCGCGGATGGTGAAGGATGTCGCCGCCTTCGAGCACATGAAACTCAGGATGCTGAACGGCGCGCATTCCGCTCTCTCCTATCTCGGCTATCTCGGCGGCCATGAGACCATCGCGGAGACCGTCGCGGACCCGGTCTATGCGCGCTTCGTGAAACGGCTCTGGCGCGACGAGATCATTCCGGCGCTGACCCCGCCGCCCGGCGAAGACCTCCACGCCTACGCCGACGCGCTGTTCTCGCGCTTCGCCAACCCGGCGATCCGTCACCGGACATGGCAGATCGCCATGGACGGCAGCCAGAAACTGCCGCAGCGGATCCTCGGGACCATCGCCGAAAACCGCGTCGCCGGGCGCCCTTGCCCCGGCCTTCACCTCGCGGTCGCGGCCTGGATGCGCTATGTCGGCGGCGTCGATGAAAAGGACGATCCGATCGACGTGAGGGACCCGTTGGCGGAGCGGCTCCGGGCGCTCTCCGACGCCGCTCCGGACGGCCCCGCCAAGGTCGCGGCGCTTCTCGGCCTCCGCCAAATCTTCACCCCGGAACAGGCGGCGGCGATGCGCGATGACGTGAGCGCAGCCTACGCGACGCTGACCCGCCTCGGCGCACGGGCGGCCATCGAAGGAGCCGCATGA
- a CDS encoding class I SAM-dependent methyltransferase, which translates to MPDKWTDGDAYEMYVGRWSRQTGKKFLSWLDAPRGLRWLDLGCGTGALTSQILRDCDPHSVVGVEPSEGFLTLARESISDERAKFLPGSGEKVPVNDGMVDFAVSGLVLNFIPEKEKAMAELVRSVDEGGTVAAYVWDYSGHVQFMRYFWDAAIALDPAASEKDEGVRFPICRPAALADLFSGAGLRDVATAPIDIVTPFADFDDYWTPFLSGIAPAPGYCASLDDGERQRLKRRLIETLPTDPDGMILLAARAWAVRGTR; encoded by the coding sequence ATGCCTGACAAGTGGACGGACGGCGACGCTTACGAGATGTATGTCGGCAGATGGAGCCGGCAGACAGGCAAAAAATTCTTGTCCTGGCTGGACGCGCCGCGCGGATTGCGATGGCTTGATCTTGGCTGCGGGACAGGTGCGCTTACGTCGCAGATATTGCGGGATTGTGATCCGCATTCCGTTGTCGGCGTGGAGCCATCGGAGGGCTTTCTGACGCTCGCGCGAGAAAGCATAAGCGATGAACGCGCAAAGTTTCTGCCTGGTTCCGGCGAGAAGGTCCCGGTGAACGACGGCATGGTCGATTTCGCCGTTTCAGGGCTTGTTCTCAATTTCATCCCGGAAAAAGAGAAGGCGATGGCTGAGCTTGTGCGCTCCGTCGACGAAGGCGGAACGGTTGCGGCGTATGTGTGGGACTATTCGGGTCACGTTCAATTCATGCGCTATTTCTGGGACGCCGCCATCGCGCTCGACCCGGCCGCCAGCGAGAAAGACGAAGGTGTTCGTTTTCCGATTTGTCGACCAGCGGCACTTGCCGATCTGTTTTCGGGCGCCGGTTTGCGAGATGTTGCAACTGCGCCAATCGACATCGTGACGCCTTTCGCGGATTTCGATGATTACTGGACTCCCTTTCTATCCGGAATTGCGCCGGCGCCCGGGTATTGCGCTTCTTTGGATGACGGGGAGCGCCAACGATTGAAACGTCGTCTGATTGAAACCTTGCCAACAGACCCCGATGGGATGATTTTACTTGCTGCAAGAGCTTGGGCGGTGCGTGGAACACGCTAA